A region from the uncultured Macellibacteroides sp. genome encodes:
- a CDS encoding fumarate hydratase, producing MATPPFKYQAPFPMGKDDTEYYLLTKEHVSVSEFEGKEILKVESEGLTKLANAAFRDASFLLRTAHQEQVAKILSDPEASENDKFVALTFLRNSEVSAKGQLPTCQDTGTAIITGKKGQNVWTDGCDEEALSLGVYKTYTEENLRYSQNVPLDMYKEINTGCNLPAQIDLYAVQGNEYKFLCIAKGGGSANKTYLYQETKALLNPTSLVKFLVEKMKTLGTAACPPYHIAFCIGGTSAEANLKTVKLASAKYYDNLPTSGNEGGQAFRDIELEKEVLLESQRMGLGAQFGGKYFAHDVRIIRLPRHGASCPVGMGVSCSADRNIKAKINKDGIWIEKMETNPARFIPEELRRAGEGEAVQINLNQPMTDVLKELSKYPVSTRLSLNGTIVVGRDIAHAKLKERIDAGLGLPQYIKDHPIYYAGPAKTPTGMASGSFGPTTAGRMDSYVDLFQENGGSMIMIAKGNRSQQVTDACQKHGGFYLGSIGGPAAILAQDSIKKVECLEYPELGMEAIWKIEVENFPAFILVDDKGNDFFKQLKPLCILSK from the coding sequence ATGGCAACACCTCCCTTTAAGTATCAGGCGCCTTTTCCTATGGGAAAGGACGATACGGAGTATTATCTGCTTACAAAAGAACATGTTTCTGTAAGTGAATTTGAAGGAAAAGAAATCCTGAAAGTTGAATCAGAAGGACTTACCAAGCTAGCGAATGCGGCTTTCCGTGACGCTTCTTTTTTGCTTCGTACTGCACATCAGGAACAGGTAGCTAAAATTTTATCTGATCCGGAGGCAAGTGAAAATGACAAGTTTGTAGCACTTACGTTCCTTCGCAATTCGGAAGTATCTGCCAAAGGCCAGCTTCCTACATGTCAGGATACCGGTACGGCTATCATTACTGGTAAAAAAGGTCAGAACGTATGGACAGACGGCTGCGATGAAGAAGCCTTGTCTTTAGGGGTTTACAAAACCTATACCGAAGAGAACCTGCGTTATTCGCAAAATGTTCCGTTGGATATGTACAAAGAAATCAACACTGGCTGTAATCTGCCGGCTCAAATCGACCTGTATGCCGTTCAGGGAAATGAATATAAGTTCCTTTGCATTGCTAAAGGAGGTGGTTCTGCCAACAAAACATATCTGTATCAGGAAACCAAAGCATTATTGAATCCTACTTCGCTGGTTAAGTTCCTGGTTGAAAAAATGAAGACATTAGGTACGGCAGCTTGCCCTCCCTATCATATTGCTTTCTGTATTGGCGGTACTTCGGCCGAAGCGAACCTAAAAACTGTTAAGCTTGCCTCTGCGAAATATTACGACAACCTACCTACTTCAGGAAACGAAGGTGGTCAGGCATTTCGTGATATTGAACTTGAAAAGGAAGTATTACTGGAATCTCAGCGCATGGGTCTGGGTGCACAGTTTGGCGGCAAGTATTTTGCGCACGATGTACGCATTATTCGTCTTCCCCGTCATGGCGCTTCTTGTCCGGTAGGAATGGGTGTTTCCTGTTCTGCTGATCGTAACATCAAAGCAAAAATCAACAAAGACGGTATCTGGATTGAAAAGATGGAAACAAATCCGGCTCGTTTCATTCCTGAAGAATTACGTCGTGCAGGTGAAGGTGAAGCAGTTCAAATTAACCTGAACCAGCCAATGACCGATGTTCTGAAAGAACTTAGCAAATATCCGGTTTCGACCCGTTTGTCATTGAACGGTACAATCGTAGTAGGTCGCGATATTGCTCATGCCAAACTGAAAGAACGTATTGACGCAGGTCTGGGATTACCTCAGTATATCAAGGATCATCCTATCTATTACGCTGGTCCTGCCAAAACACCAACCGGAATGGCTTCCGGATCATTTGGTCCTACAACAGCAGGCCGTATGGACTCATACGTTGACTTGTTTCAGGAGAACGGGGGAAGCATGATCATGATTGCCAAAGGTAACCGTAGTCAGCAGGTAACCGATGCTTGTCAGAAGCACGGAGGTTTCTACCTTGGAAGTATTGGTGGCCCTGCTGCAATTCTTGCACAAGACAGTATCAAGAAAGTAGAATGTCTGGAATACCCTGAACTGGGAATGGAAGCTATCTGGAAGATCGAAGTTGAAAACTTCCCCGCATTCATCCTTGTAGATGATAAAGGGAACGATTTCTTCAAACAACTGAAGCCTCTTTGCATACTTAGCAAATAA
- a CDS encoding RNA polymerase sigma factor produces MIDNSKVQTDFINLIEDNKKLIYKISFFYCDCSVDKEDLFQEIILNLWIAFPYFKNKSKISTWIYRVAFNTAISWVREYTKQNRTIKYTSLIPNLPIESDESDADELYTRLYKAINTLGDIDKAIILLLLDEYSYDEIAEIVGLTKTNIATKINRIKVKLRSQMFNV; encoded by the coding sequence ATGATAGATAATTCAAAAGTTCAGACTGATTTTATTAACCTTATTGAGGATAACAAAAAGTTGATATATAAAATCAGTTTTTTTTATTGCGATTGTTCTGTTGATAAGGAGGATTTATTTCAGGAAATTATTCTAAATCTATGGATAGCTTTCCCATATTTTAAAAATAAGTCTAAAATCAGTACATGGATTTATCGTGTAGCTTTTAATACAGCCATTTCATGGGTAAGAGAATACACAAAACAAAACAGAACAATTAAATACACTTCGCTTATTCCTAATCTTCCAATTGAATCTGATGAAAGTGACGCCGACGAATTATATACCCGATTGTATAAGGCTATCAATACTCTTGGAGATATAGATAAGGCAATTATACTTTTGCTTCTTGATGAGTATTCATATGATGAAATAGCTGAAATAGTTGGATTAACAAAGACAAATATTGCAACCAAGATCAACCGGATCAAAGTAAAATTAAGATCACAAATGTTTAACGTTTAA
- the pnp gene encoding polyribonucleotide nucleotidyltransferase has protein sequence MLNPINKTIELGDGRTITIETGKLAKQADGSVTVRMGNTVLLATVCAAKDANPGVDFMPLQVEYKEKFSAMGRFPGGFTKREGRASDYEILTSRLVDRALRPLFPDDYHAEVFVNIILFSADGEDMPDALAGLAASAALAVSDIPFNGPISEVRVGRINGEFIVNPTFAQLEEADIDIMVAATLDNIMMVEGEMKEVQESDMLDAIRVAHEAIKIHCQAQLDLSAAVGKLEKRPYCHEVNDNELRKDIHDKCYAKAYAVATSGTDKHQRSDAFDAIIEEYKASLTEEEMAGKGEMIGRYYHDVEKEAMRRAILDEGKRLDGRKTTEIRPIWSEVDCLPGPHGSAIFTRGETQSLTTVTLGTKSDEKMVDDVLNHGKERFLLHYNFPPFSTGEAKASRGIGRREVGHGNLAHRALKGMLPANYPYVVRVISDILESNGSSSMATVCAGTLALMDAGVKIKKPVSGIAMGLISENKGTNYAILSDILGDEDHLGDMDFKVTGTRDGITATQMDIKVDGLSFEILENALAQAKAGRLHILGKIEETMSEPREDLKPHAPRIETLIIAKEFIGAVIGPGGKIIQGIQEKTGATIAIEEVDGAGRIEISGTNKACIDAAIATIKGIVSVPEVNEVYQGKISSIMPYGAFVEFLPGKDGLLHISEIDWKRLETVEESGLKEGDTIEVKLVDIDQKTGKFKLSRKVLLPRPEGMPESSERGPRPERGPRPERGPRPERGHRD, from the coding sequence ATGCTTAATCCAATTAACAAGACGATCGAGTTAGGTGATGGAAGAACCATTACCATCGAGACCGGGAAATTGGCAAAACAAGCGGACGGTTCGGTAACTGTCCGAATGGGCAATACTGTATTGCTTGCTACTGTTTGTGCTGCCAAAGATGCAAATCCCGGAGTTGATTTTATGCCGTTGCAGGTAGAATATAAAGAGAAATTCTCAGCAATGGGCCGATTCCCAGGTGGTTTTACAAAAAGAGAAGGAAGAGCTTCTGATTATGAGATTCTTACTTCACGTTTGGTAGACCGAGCACTTCGTCCTCTATTCCCGGATGATTATCATGCTGAAGTTTTTGTAAACATCATATTGTTCTCTGCTGATGGCGAAGATATGCCTGATGCATTGGCCGGATTGGCTGCTTCTGCTGCCTTGGCTGTTTCAGATATTCCTTTTAACGGACCAATTTCTGAAGTACGTGTTGGTCGCATTAATGGTGAGTTTATTGTAAACCCAACTTTCGCTCAACTTGAAGAAGCTGATATCGATATTATGGTAGCTGCAACGCTTGATAATATCATGATGGTTGAAGGAGAGATGAAGGAGGTTCAGGAATCAGATATGCTAGATGCAATTCGCGTCGCTCACGAAGCTATCAAGATTCATTGCCAGGCTCAGCTGGATCTTTCAGCTGCTGTTGGCAAACTGGAAAAACGTCCTTATTGTCACGAAGTGAATGATAACGAACTTCGTAAAGATATTCACGATAAGTGTTATGCAAAAGCATATGCAGTAGCTACTTCAGGAACTGACAAACATCAGCGTTCGGATGCATTTGATGCCATTATTGAAGAATACAAAGCTTCATTAACGGAAGAAGAAATGGCTGGCAAAGGCGAAATGATTGGTCGTTACTACCATGATGTGGAAAAAGAAGCTATGCGTCGTGCCATTTTGGACGAAGGTAAGCGTCTGGATGGTCGTAAAACGACTGAGATCCGTCCTATCTGGTCGGAAGTTGACTGTTTGCCTGGTCCTCACGGTTCAGCTATTTTTACACGTGGAGAAACACAATCACTTACTACAGTAACGTTAGGAACAAAATCTGACGAGAAAATGGTTGACGACGTGTTAAATCACGGAAAAGAACGTTTTCTTTTGCATTATAATTTCCCACCGTTTTCTACAGGCGAAGCTAAGGCGAGCCGTGGTATCGGACGTCGGGAAGTTGGACATGGAAATCTTGCTCACCGCGCATTAAAAGGTATGTTGCCTGCCAACTATCCTTATGTGGTTCGTGTGATCTCCGATATTCTTGAATCAAACGGTTCCTCTTCAATGGCTACGGTTTGCGCCGGTACACTTGCATTGATGGATGCCGGTGTTAAAATTAAGAAACCGGTTTCAGGTATTGCAATGGGTCTTATCTCTGAAAACAAGGGAACGAACTATGCAATCTTGTCAGATATTTTAGGTGACGAAGATCACTTGGGAGATATGGACTTTAAGGTTACTGGTACCAGAGACGGTATTACAGCTACTCAGATGGATATCAAGGTTGACGGACTTTCTTTCGAAATTCTTGAAAATGCATTGGCTCAGGCAAAAGCCGGTCGTTTGCATATTCTTGGAAAGATTGAAGAAACAATGTCTGAGCCTCGTGAAGATCTGAAACCTCATGCTCCTCGTATCGAGACTTTGATTATCGCCAAAGAATTTATTGGTGCGGTAATTGGCCCGGGTGGTAAGATCATTCAAGGTATTCAGGAAAAGACAGGTGCTACGATTGCTATCGAAGAAGTTGATGGTGCCGGTCGTATCGAAATCTCAGGAACAAACAAGGCTTGTATTGATGCAGCTATCGCTACTATTAAGGGTATTGTTTCTGTTCCTGAAGTAAATGAAGTATATCAAGGAAAGATTTCTTCTATCATGCCTTATGGTGCTTTTGTCGAGTTCCTTCCAGGTAAAGACGGTCTGCTTCACATATCTGAAATCGATTGGAAGAGACTGGAAACAGTAGAAGAATCCGGTTTGAAAGAAGGCGATACAATTGAAGTTAAATTGGTTGATATTGACCAGAAGACAGGCAAGTTTAAACTTTCACGTAAAGTATTGCTTCCTCGTCCTGAAGGTATGCCCGAAAGTAGTGAACGTGGTCCCCGTCCGGAACGCGGCCCACGCCCGGAAAGAGGTCCCCGTCCAGAACGTGGTCATCGTGACTAA
- a CDS encoding TlpA disulfide reductase family protein, with the protein MKKISTLLLSAFTLLLFLCTGCGKSNEFTVKGIVSGADGETMYFENVGVSIVETLDSVKLAADGKFKFKRPSTTHPEFYRLRLNKQFINVAIDSTETVKLIADAGTFATSYTVEGSESCKAIKDITLAQLDANMEISKLRKAYGTKEIADSTYKSKVLEAAEAYKNVARKYIFSAPMSAAAYFALFQQIDGLLFFDLYDKADSKAYGAVATSYDHFYPESPRSKHLHNLALQSIKVLRGQRPLNLDNIKTEEISFLDIDLPTITGQNTKLSDLAKGKVVIVNFTAYQAEWSPSLNMELGKVYTNYHDKGLEIYQISLDTDVHFWKNAASNLPWMCVRDPESVYSQAAALYNVKQLPAVFILDKNGNLVKRLDNINNMEASIKSLL; encoded by the coding sequence ATGAAAAAAATATCCACACTACTGCTTTCGGCTTTTACTCTTTTGCTGTTTCTGTGCACAGGATGCGGCAAGTCGAACGAGTTCACCGTAAAAGGGATTGTATCCGGCGCAGACGGAGAAACCATGTACTTTGAGAACGTAGGTGTTTCGATTGTAGAAACGCTGGACTCAGTAAAACTTGCAGCTGATGGTAAATTCAAATTCAAAAGACCTAGCACAACTCATCCTGAGTTTTACCGGCTTAGACTAAACAAACAATTTATCAACGTTGCTATTGACTCGACCGAAACTGTAAAACTTATTGCTGATGCCGGCACTTTTGCCACCTCATACACCGTAGAAGGATCTGAAAGCTGCAAAGCAATTAAAGACATCACCTTGGCTCAGCTTGATGCCAATATGGAAATCAGCAAGCTTCGAAAAGCATACGGCACAAAAGAAATCGCAGACAGTACTTATAAAAGCAAAGTACTTGAAGCCGCCGAAGCCTACAAAAATGTAGCAAGAAAATATATTTTCTCTGCACCAATGTCGGCTGCAGCCTATTTTGCCTTATTCCAACAAATAGACGGTTTATTATTCTTTGATTTGTACGACAAGGCTGATTCCAAGGCCTATGGCGCTGTTGCAACAAGCTATGACCACTTTTATCCAGAAAGTCCCAGATCAAAGCATTTACATAATTTGGCCCTGCAGTCTATCAAAGTCCTTCGTGGTCAGCGTCCGCTAAATCTTGATAACATCAAGACGGAAGAAATAAGTTTTCTTGATATTGATTTACCAACTATTACCGGCCAGAATACAAAATTATCGGACTTGGCCAAAGGCAAAGTGGTTATAGTTAACTTTACTGCTTATCAAGCAGAATGGTCTCCGTCATTAAATATGGAGCTTGGTAAAGTTTACACCAATTACCACGATAAAGGTCTCGAAATATATCAGATCTCGCTTGATACCGATGTTCACTTTTGGAAAAATGCAGCTTCCAACCTTCCATGGATGTGTGTTCGCGATCCGGAATCTGTTTATTCGCAAGCAGCAGCATTGTATAATGTAAAGCAATTACCAGCCGTTTTTATTCTAGACAAAAATGGCAATCTGGTTAAACGACTTGACAATATCAACAACATGGAAGCTTCGATAAAAAGTCTCCTGTAA
- the greA gene encoding transcription elongation factor GreA encodes MAVSYMTEEGYNKILAEISLLETTKRPEISRQIAEARDKGDLSENAEYDAAKEAQGILEAKIAQLKSLIANARLIDESQLRSDVIQIMSKVKIKNVKNNMVMSYTLVSDSEANLRENKIAVSTPIAKGLMGKKVGDVVEIKVPSGVVSYQVEDISI; translated from the coding sequence ATGGCTGTTAGTTACATGACAGAGGAAGGCTACAACAAGATTTTAGCAGAGATTAGTCTGTTGGAAACCACAAAGCGTCCGGAAATATCCCGTCAGATTGCAGAAGCAAGAGACAAGGGAGACCTTTCTGAAAATGCAGAATACGATGCCGCCAAAGAGGCTCAAGGTATTCTGGAAGCGAAAATTGCTCAACTAAAAAGTCTGATTGCAAATGCTCGCCTGATAGATGAGTCACAATTAAGGAGTGATGTAATTCAGATCATGAGCAAAGTAAAGATCAAGAACGTAAAGAATAACATGGTTATGAGCTATACATTGGTTTCTGACTCTGAAGCGAACTTGCGAGAAAACAAAATTGCCGTAAGTACACCCATAGCAAAAGGATTGATGGGAAAGAAAGTCGGCGATGTTGTTGAAATAAAAGTTCCTTCAGGCGTTGTTAGTTACCAGGTTGAAGATATTTCCATTTAA
- a CDS encoding HIT family protein, whose translation MATIFSKIVAGEIPCHKVAEDEDFFAFLDINPLAKGHTLVIPKKEVDYLFDLNDADLSAMIIFSKRVSQAIEKAIPCKRVGLSVIGLEVPHAHIHLVPLNKESDIYFGKEKMAVSSDELAAIAEKIRKEF comes from the coding sequence ATGGCAACAATTTTCAGCAAAATAGTGGCGGGGGAAATTCCTTGCCACAAAGTAGCGGAAGACGAAGATTTTTTTGCCTTCCTGGACATTAATCCACTTGCTAAGGGTCATACACTTGTTATACCCAAGAAAGAGGTGGATTATTTATTTGATTTAAATGATGCTGATTTAAGCGCCATGATTATTTTTTCCAAGCGTGTATCACAGGCAATAGAAAAGGCCATACCATGTAAAAGAGTAGGCCTTAGTGTAATTGGTCTGGAAGTACCTCACGCTCATATACATTTGGTTCCTCTAAACAAGGAGTCAGATATTTATTTTGGTAAAGAAAAAATGGCAGTTTCTTCAGACGAACTAGCCGCAATAGCGGAGAAAATCAGAAAAGAGTTTTAA
- a CDS encoding PspC domain-containing protein: MKKTLTVNLGGSVFHIDEDAYQLLDKYLSNLRVHFRKEEGSDEIMNDFELRISELLGERIKLGFEVITVEHVEEVIKRMGKPEEIFESDSEKEFSSEEPKIKTSTGGRKRFYRDPDDKILGGVAGGFAAYMGWDPTAVRIALFISMFFWGVMIPIYFILWLIIPLARTAAEKLEMRGESVTVENIGKTVTDGFEKVSNNVNDYVSSGKPRSTLQKLADAFVMVVGALLKIAVILLAIILIPPMLIALFVFIVVAVALIFGGGFGILYHLMPLADWNTIQSYPEAIIIGASVSAVLVVAIPIVTAIYAICSQIFKFKPVPVLAKWILFIIWIVALISCITIGWNYGLPAVLNLGWDQWPTGWDSVSISLW; the protein is encoded by the coding sequence ATGAAAAAAACGCTTACCGTTAATCTGGGAGGATCCGTATTTCATATTGATGAAGATGCTTACCAGCTTTTAGACAAATATTTGTCCAATCTTCGCGTCCATTTTCGGAAGGAAGAAGGATCGGATGAAATAATGAACGATTTCGAATTACGTATTTCCGAACTGCTCGGTGAACGGATAAAGCTTGGCTTTGAAGTTATTACAGTCGAACATGTGGAAGAGGTGATTAAACGTATGGGTAAACCGGAAGAGATTTTTGAGAGCGATAGCGAAAAGGAATTTTCTTCAGAAGAACCAAAAATAAAGACATCGACTGGTGGTAGAAAACGATTTTACCGCGATCCGGATGATAAGATTTTAGGGGGTGTGGCAGGCGGTTTTGCCGCATACATGGGGTGGGATCCAACCGCTGTTCGTATTGCCCTGTTTATTTCGATGTTTTTCTGGGGAGTAATGATTCCAATTTACTTTATTCTTTGGTTGATTATTCCATTGGCACGTACCGCCGCAGAAAAACTTGAAATGCGAGGAGAGAGTGTTACCGTCGAAAATATAGGAAAAACTGTAACGGATGGTTTCGAAAAGGTGTCTAATAATGTAAATGACTATGTTAGCTCGGGCAAGCCCCGTTCAACATTGCAGAAACTGGCAGATGCTTTTGTAATGGTAGTGGGAGCTTTACTGAAAATTGCAGTGATACTGCTCGCTATTATTTTAATACCGCCAATGTTGATAGCTCTTTTTGTATTTATTGTTGTGGCTGTTGCATTGATTTTTGGAGGAGGCTTTGGTATTTTGTATCATTTAATGCCTTTGGCCGACTGGAATACGATACAGAGTTATCCTGAGGCTATAATTATAGGAGCAAGTGTTTCGGCTGTATTGGTGGTTGCAATTCCGATTGTTACAGCGATTTATGCTATATGCAGCCAGATTTTTAAGTTTAAACCTGTTCCCGTACTTGCTAAGTGGATCTTGTTTATTATATGGATTGTAGCTTTAATAAGCTGTATCACTATTGGATGGAATTATGGATTGCCAGCTGTGCTGAACCTTGGATGGGATCAATGGCCTACCGGTTGGGATTCGGTCAGTATATCTCTTTGGTAA
- a CDS encoding PadR family transcriptional regulator, which produces MNAENVKSQMRKGTLEYCILLLLCKEPAYTSDIIQKLQEAKLIVVEGTLYPLLTRLKNSELLGYQWIESTQGPPRKYYQLTEQGKLFLGELENAWEELNNTINHIRNN; this is translated from the coding sequence ATGAATGCAGAAAACGTAAAATCACAAATGAGGAAAGGAACCTTGGAGTATTGCATACTTCTTCTCCTTTGCAAAGAGCCTGCTTACACTTCTGATATTATTCAGAAATTGCAGGAGGCCAAACTGATCGTTGTTGAAGGAACTTTGTATCCATTGCTTACCCGACTAAAAAACAGTGAATTGTTGGGGTATCAGTGGATTGAGTCTACTCAAGGGCCTCCCCGAAAGTATTACCAGCTTACTGAACAAGGAAAACTTTTTCTTGGAGAGCTTGAAAATGCATGGGAAGAACTTAATAATACTATCAACCACATTAGAAACAATTAA
- a CDS encoding long-chain fatty acid--CoA ligase translates to MSYYHFAEIVHRQADKYGTRIALKYRNDDTSKWMKISWREFADKVMLTAEAMAEFGIDVQENIGVYSQNMKECLYTDFGAYANRAVPIPLYATSSPAQIEYIVKDADIHTLFVGEQLQYNNAFKVQQITPGLTRLIIFDSAVKMNPEDKTSIYFDDFLRLGNNAQAEATVKVRMKEASEDDLATIMYTSGTTGEPKGVLLHHSNFMQAMRIHEARLPEVTDKDTSMCFLPLTHIFEKAWVAFCIYRGVKIAINKDPKMIQQTLPEIHPTLMCNVPRFWEKVYVGVQEKINNSPGLIKNIFNDAIKTGRLYNLEYKNKSITPPLSLELKFNFYNKTVFAMLKRVLGLERGKLFPVAGAPLSDSVNEFLQSVNIPIRYGYGLSETTATVCFFPAIGYTLGSIGTIMPEVEVKIDPSNSEILVKGKTVTAGYFKKPEANEKAFTEDGWFRTGDAGRLEGDVLYFTERIKDLYKTSNGKYIAPQAIEMLLGSDKYIEQIAVIGDERKFVSAIIIPNFPMVEAYANLKGLAFDNKEELIANPEVIRLIESRVEEHQRHLASYEKIKKFTLLAEPFTMEGCELTDTLKLRRRVISEKYAAQIEAMYQE, encoded by the coding sequence ATGTCTTATTACCACTTTGCCGAAATAGTACATCGTCAGGCAGACAAGTACGGAACACGTATCGCATTGAAATACCGCAATGACGATACATCGAAATGGATGAAAATATCCTGGAGAGAATTCGCAGACAAGGTTATGCTTACAGCCGAAGCTATGGCTGAGTTTGGGATAGACGTTCAAGAGAATATCGGGGTATATTCACAAAACATGAAAGAATGCTTATACACTGATTTCGGAGCCTACGCAAACAGGGCGGTTCCTATACCATTGTATGCAACAAGTTCTCCGGCACAGATTGAATACATCGTAAAAGACGCCGATATCCATACCCTGTTTGTTGGCGAACAACTGCAATACAATAACGCCTTCAAAGTACAACAAATTACACCCGGACTCACCAGGCTTATTATTTTTGATTCAGCTGTAAAGATGAATCCAGAGGATAAGACATCTATTTACTTCGACGATTTTCTGCGCCTCGGAAACAATGCCCAGGCAGAGGCAACTGTTAAAGTAAGAATGAAGGAAGCCTCGGAAGATGATCTTGCCACTATTATGTACACATCCGGAACAACCGGTGAGCCCAAAGGCGTTTTACTTCATCATTCAAACTTTATGCAAGCTATGCGTATCCACGAAGCACGTTTGCCTGAAGTTACAGACAAGGACACATCAATGTGCTTCTTACCCCTGACCCACATTTTTGAAAAGGCATGGGTCGCATTCTGTATTTACAGGGGGGTAAAAATAGCGATCAACAAGGATCCAAAAATGATCCAGCAGACGCTTCCGGAAATACATCCTACCCTTATGTGTAATGTTCCCCGTTTCTGGGAAAAAGTATATGTTGGCGTACAGGAAAAAATTAACAACTCTCCGGGTCTAATAAAAAACATATTCAACGATGCCATCAAAACTGGCAGACTTTACAATCTGGAATATAAAAACAAAAGTATCACTCCTCCTCTTTCGCTTGAGTTGAAGTTTAATTTCTACAACAAAACAGTGTTTGCTATGCTAAAGCGAGTGCTGGGACTTGAACGAGGCAAACTATTTCCAGTTGCCGGAGCTCCTTTGTCGGACTCTGTCAATGAATTCTTGCAATCGGTAAATATCCCGATTCGCTACGGATATGGATTAAGTGAAACAACCGCAACTGTTTGTTTCTTCCCTGCAATAGGATATACCCTTGGTTCCATTGGCACCATTATGCCCGAAGTGGAAGTAAAAATAGATCCTTCCAACAGTGAAATTCTTGTAAAGGGTAAAACTGTTACAGCAGGCTACTTCAAGAAACCCGAAGCCAATGAAAAGGCATTTACAGAAGATGGCTGGTTTCGGACAGGTGACGCCGGCCGTCTTGAAGGTGATGTACTTTACTTTACAGAGCGAATAAAAGATCTGTACAAAACATCGAATGGCAAATATATTGCTCCGCAGGCTATCGAAATGCTTCTGGGAAGTGATAAATACATCGAACAAATTGCAGTAATTGGAGACGAACGTAAATTTGTGAGTGCAATTATAATTCCAAATTTCCCAATGGTAGAGGCTTATGCTAATCTGAAAGGTCTAGCCTTCGACAATAAAGAAGAACTGATCGCCAATCCCGAAGTAATTCGTTTAATCGAATCGCGCGTGGAAGAACATCAGCGTCATCTGGCATCCTACGAAAAGATCAAGAAATTTACGCTGCTTGCCGAGCCTTTTACTATGGAAGGTTGTGAGCTTACAGATACGCTAAAACTACGCCGCAGGGTTATTTCAGAAAAGTATGCTGCGCAAATTGAAGCTATGTATCAGGAGTAG
- the prfB gene encoding peptide chain release factor 2 (programmed frameshift) has translation MITSDQLHNVLERDLALRGYLDIDAKTIQLEEEKLRTEDPEFWQDAKRAEEQMKKVKDLMKWIELYNEMHTACEELQLTYDFYKEEITTEEEVDAAYASVLNLVENLELKNMLRDEADRFGAVLKINAGAGGTESQDWASMLCRMYQRWCDSKGYKITISNWQDGDEAGIKTVTMQVEGEMAYGYLKSENGVHRLVRVSPYNAQGKRMTSFSSVFVTPLVDDSIEININPADYTWDTFRSGGAGGQNVNKVETGVRIRYNYKDPDTGETREILIENTESRSQLGNRENALRLLRSQLYEIALEKRRAQQAKIEGAKKKIEWGSQIRSYVFDDRRVKDHRTNYQTSNVGAVMDGDIDGFIKAYLMEFAGEQKEE, from the exons ATGATTACATCAGACCAACTACACAATGTGTTGGAGCGCGATCTGGCGCTGAGGGGGTATCTT GACATCGATGCCAAGACAATTCAACTAGAAGAAGAAAAACTTCGCACAGAAGATCCAGAATTCTGGCAAGACGCCAAACGGGCTGAAGAACAGATGAAAAAGGTGAAAGACCTTATGAAATGGATTGAGCTGTATAATGAAATGCATACAGCATGTGAGGAGCTTCAGCTTACTTATGATTTTTACAAAGAAGAAATTACCACCGAAGAAGAGGTAGATGCTGCTTATGCGAGTGTCCTGAATCTGGTGGAAAACCTGGAGCTTAAAAATATGCTTCGTGATGAAGCGGACCGTTTCGGTGCTGTTCTAAAAATCAATGCCGGAGCAGGTGGGACCGAAAGTCAGGACTGGGCTTCTATGCTCTGCCGTATGTACCAACGTTGGTGTGACAGCAAGGGATATAAGATTACAATATCGAACTGGCAGGATGGAGATGAAGCGGGTATTAAAACTGTTACAATGCAGGTAGAAGGCGAAATGGCCTACGGATATCTGAAAAGCGAAAACGGAGTACATCGTCTGGTACGTGTTTCTCCTTACAACGCCCAAGGTAAACGTATGACATCCTTTTCATCGGTTTTCGTAACTCCTTTGGTAGACGACTCTATCGAAATCAATATTAATCCGGCCGATTATACCTGGGATACTTTTCGTTCGGGAGGTGCAGGCGGACAGAACGTTAATAAGGTAGAAACAGGTGTTCGTATACGTTATAACTACAAAGACCCGGATACCGGCGAAACGCGCGAAATTCTTATTGAGAATACAGAAAGCCGTTCACAGCTGGGTAACCGCGAGAATGCGTTGCGACTTCTTCGTTCACAACTATATGAAATAGCACTTGAAAAACGTCGTGCCCAACAAGCCAAAATTGAAGGTGCCAAGAAAAAAATTGAATGGGGATCACAGATACGAAGTTACGTATTTGACGACCGCCGTGTAAAGGATCACCGAACCAATTACCAGACCAGCAATGTTGGAGCTGTAATGGATGGAGATATAGATGGCTTCATCAAGGCCTATTTGATGGAATTTGCAGGAGAACAGAAGGAAGAATAA